One Bacillota bacterium genomic window carries:
- a CDS encoding aminotransferase class V-fold PLP-dependent enzyme codes for MKNTIYLDNAATAWPKPPSVGETMVSFLRDNAANPGRGGHAMSLEAGRTVFLCRQSLAALFGVADASRLIFTASATQALNIALFGVLRPGDHCITTSLEHNAVARPLHHLAEQGVEVTIVPGEEDGSLPFEAVAKAMRKNTRLVAMTHASNVCGTMLPVEKVGQLARQAGALFLLDAAQTAGVFPIDVEKLGVDLLAVPGHKSLLGPPGVGALYVREGVDVVPLLYGGTGSFSMHMAMPEVYPDRLEAGTLNTVGIAGLAAALEYITLRGLPNIYRHESELVMRLRHGLSAIAGVKVYGRSEGAPIVAFNIYDLGSTEVAHILDANFGLATRAGLHCAPLAHQTLGTTTQGAVRASPGPFSTTAEVDELLAAVEEIAREEQCLAR; via the coding sequence ATGAAGAACACTATTTATCTAGACAATGCGGCCACTGCCTGGCCCAAGCCGCCCAGCGTGGGAGAGACGATGGTGAGCTTTCTCCGCGATAACGCCGCCAACCCTGGCCGCGGCGGGCATGCCATGTCCTTAGAAGCTGGCAGAACCGTTTTTCTCTGCCGCCAGAGCTTGGCGGCGCTCTTTGGTGTTGCCGATGCCTCGCGCCTGATTTTTACCGCTAGTGCGACGCAGGCGCTAAACATAGCGCTGTTTGGCGTACTGCGCCCGGGGGACCATTGCATCACCACTTCCCTTGAGCATAACGCCGTGGCGCGCCCGCTACATCACTTGGCAGAGCAAGGCGTAGAGGTAACTATCGTGCCTGGCGAGGAAGATGGCTCGCTACCCTTTGAGGCGGTCGCCAAGGCCATGCGCAAGAACACGCGCCTTGTAGCCATGACCCATGCCTCTAATGTCTGTGGAACTATGCTCCCCGTAGAGAAAGTGGGTCAGCTAGCTCGGCAGGCGGGGGCGTTGTTTTTGCTGGATGCCGCGCAAACAGCGGGGGTCTTTCCTATAGATGTAGAGAAGTTGGGGGTAGACTTGCTGGCTGTACCAGGGCATAAATCGCTCCTAGGGCCGCCAGGAGTCGGCGCCCTCTATGTCAGAGAGGGTGTTGACGTTGTTCCGCTGCTCTATGGGGGCACGGGCAGCTTCTCTATGCATATGGCCATGCCTGAAGTCTACCCAGATCGTCTGGAGGCCGGCACCCTTAATACCGTAGGAATCGCCGGGCTAGCCGCCGCTTTAGAATATATAACCCTGCGCGGACTACCCAACATTTACCGGCATGAAAGCGAGCTAGTAATGAGACTGCGCCATGGGCTGAGCGCTATCGCCGGAGTTAAGGTCTATGGGCGATCTGAAGGCGCACCTATCGTGGCCTTCAATATTTACGACTTGGGCTCGACGGAGGTAGCGCATATCTTAGACGCTAATTTCGGCCTGGCTACACGGGCTGGCCTGCACTGTGCACCCCTGGCTCACCAAACCTTGGGTACTACAACGCAGGGAGCAGTCAGGGCGAGCCCCGGTCCGTTTTCCACAACAGCAGAGGTAGATGAACTCCTCGCGGCGGTAGAGGAGATTGCGCGGGAGGAACAATGTTTGGCACGATAG
- a CDS encoding DUF554 domain-containing protein, translating into MFGTIVNAVAIMLGGLLGILLEGGIKTRSKETILHGLALAVMLIGLKMALTTESALIVIGSLVLGGLVGEWLDIEGRLYRLAQRAEKRFGRGEGQAGQAFVATSLIYCVGAMAITGSLQSGLTGEHTILYAKAMLDGVSAVVFASTMGVGVVFSGFAVLFYQGAITLLAGVIAPLLSPAAITEMSATGGLLIVAIGINILELKQIRIGNLLPSMLFAVVLAGLL; encoded by the coding sequence ATGTTTGGCACGATAGTCAATGCGGTAGCAATTATGCTCGGCGGACTGCTCGGTATACTCCTAGAGGGGGGTATAAAGACGCGAAGTAAGGAAACCATACTGCATGGTCTGGCGTTAGCGGTCATGCTCATTGGACTTAAAATGGCACTTACTACAGAAAGCGCCTTAATAGTCATCGGAAGCCTGGTGCTAGGCGGGCTAGTTGGCGAGTGGCTAGATATCGAAGGGCGCCTTTACCGCCTTGCCCAAAGGGCCGAAAAGAGATTTGGGCGGGGCGAAGGTCAGGCGGGGCAGGCCTTTGTCGCCACCAGTTTAATTTACTGCGTGGGGGCGATGGCCATCACGGGCAGCCTACAAAGCGGACTTACGGGGGAACACACCATCCTCTATGCCAAAGCCATGCTCGATGGCGTTTCAGCCGTAGTTTTTGCCTCCACCATGGGAGTGGGTGTGGTCTTTTCGGGGTTTGCCGTGCTCTTCTACCAGGGAGCCATCACCTTGCTGGCGGGCGTAATCGCACCCTTACTATCGCCTGCCGCAATTACAGAAATGTCAGCTACGGGTGGGCTCCTCATTGTAGCCATTGGAATCAATATACTGGAACTAAAGCAAATCAGAATTGGC
- a CDS encoding ParB/RepB/Spo0J family partition protein, with the protein MAKSRLGKGLQALITDMESLSEDGVQNIALDRISPNPHQPRRVFSDDQLRELADSIKQHGVIQPVTVRPRGDRFELVVGERRLRAAKLANLREIPAMVRDMTDLESAEIAIIENLQREDLNPLEEANAFNHLLQTLDYTQEKIAERLGKSRSHVANTLRLLALPQVAADLVAKGLLSAGQARAVLAAPEHLREAFSLRIADKGLTVREAEKAAQGLQNVSRETISRQTTPALPLEYREAEAQLRERLQVKVLLKHQGPGGEIQISYHSVEELERLLEMLVRSGT; encoded by the coding sequence GTGGCTAAGTCGCGCCTAGGCAAGGGACTGCAGGCTCTGATTACCGACATGGAGAGCCTTTCTGAAGATGGCGTGCAGAACATCGCTCTCGACCGTATTTCGCCAAACCCGCACCAGCCGCGACGTGTTTTTTCGGACGACCAACTGCGCGAGCTCGCTGACTCGATTAAGCAGCATGGCGTGATTCAGCCGGTCACGGTTCGCCCGCGCGGCGACCGTTTTGAATTAGTGGTGGGGGAGAGGCGCCTGCGGGCCGCCAAGCTCGCTAATTTGCGCGAGATACCGGCTATGGTGCGCGATATGACCGATTTAGAGAGCGCAGAAATCGCTATTATCGAGAACCTACAGCGCGAGGACTTGAACCCGCTAGAGGAGGCAAACGCCTTCAACCATTTGTTGCAGACCCTTGACTACACGCAAGAGAAGATTGCTGAGCGCCTTGGTAAGAGCCGCTCTCATGTGGCCAACACCTTGCGCTTGCTGGCTCTACCGCAAGTCGCAGCCGACCTTGTGGCCAAGGGCCTACTAAGCGCCGGTCAGGCGAGGGCGGTTCTAGCTGCGCCTGAGCATTTACGAGAGGCCTTCTCCCTGCGTATCGCAGACAAGGGCTTGACAGTAAGGGAGGCTGAGAAGGCCGCCCAGGGCCTGCAAAATGTTTCACGTGAAACAATCAGCCGACAGACTACCCCTGCCTTGCCACTGGAGTACCGGGAGGCCGAGGCGCAATTGCGAGAGCGCTTGCAGGTTAAAGTGTTGCTTAAGCACCAGGGGCCGGGGGGAGAAATTCAAATCAGCTACCACAGCGTGGAAGAGTTAGAGCGTTTGCTTGAAATGCTGGTGAGGTCGGGAACATAG